From a single Micromonospora carbonacea genomic region:
- the uraH gene encoding hydroxyisourate hydrolase — MSRPDAGATAPLSTHVLDTVVGAPAPDVGVRLDRLDGTRWRQVAAGRTDADGRLRDWVPAAQWTAGRYRLVFDLDARPGPAPFFPEVVLTFTVGDPAARLHLPLLLSPFGYTTYRGS, encoded by the coding sequence ATGAGCCGGCCTGACGCGGGGGCGACCGCGCCGCTGTCCACGCACGTGCTGGACACGGTCGTCGGCGCGCCCGCGCCGGACGTCGGCGTCCGGCTCGACCGGCTCGACGGCACGCGGTGGCGGCAGGTCGCCGCCGGCCGCACCGACGCCGACGGCCGGCTGCGCGACTGGGTGCCGGCGGCACAGTGGACGGCCGGCCGCTACCGGCTCGTCTTCGACCTCGACGCGCGTCCTGGGCCGGCCCCCTTCTTCCCGGAGGTGGTGCTCACCTTCACCGTCGGCGACCCCGCGGCGCGCCTGCACCTGCCGCTGCTGCTCAGCCCGTTCGGCTACACCACCTACCGAGGGAGTTGA